The Quercus lobata isolate SW786 chromosome 4, ValleyOak3.0 Primary Assembly, whole genome shotgun sequence genome segment TGTAGACGTATTATGCAGTACTATTAGTGATGTCATATGTCACGTGAATCACTCTATTTTCCAACCCTACCCTAATAATACGCTAACACTAGAACCCCACatcttttgttttgtgtgtagTGTGAAAGAACTATATTCCACGCGCGGTCTAATAATTATACATCATGGTGCCACGTAGTGAATAGATGtgataaattagtaaaaaatatggCAAGAAATAAATAGGGGctaaggtaaaaaaataaaaagtgaaaaaaaaaatatgaccaaataaaaaaaccaatgaagaaaattatgtggagttgattattttattttgggctgAGGTGGAAACTGGGAGCTTCAACATTATATGAGGCTTTACCAATTTGCAGTAGAATGAACCCAATTCGAAGTAAAcaatatattttgattattttctatTGTTTGGTACTAATGTTATGGTTGTGATGTTTACTCAAGATCTGCAGTTGAGGAGGGAGAGTCTCCTTTTGGGATGTTCTATTTTACACCAATTTTGTGGTTTGTTTAGAAACTGTGTGATGTTTAAGCTTTGGCTTACTCTACTTTGGAATAAAATGTCACGTTTTAGCTTAATTGGGTGTTGTCATTAGGATTGCTCATGTGAATTAATGCTTCAAAGGTCACAAATTCAACCCCTGATTTGAttgactgttttttttttattgatcacCTCATATGACTGTAAAAATTGAATTCTATTTTGTCCTTATAATCAGTTAATGTTCTAAATGTTTATGACCAAGTGACTTGCATGTGACCGTTAATTTTAACCATCAATTAGGCTACGAGGTACATACACGGAAAAATTTTCTAGGACTGGCACTAGAACTAAAAGTCAAGCTCGCAACTGTTcgctcatctaatttttttacttgtacACTAAATTTGTTCAAGAATATCAAGGGCTCACCATCTATTACATGACTTAAAGTCCGTTTGGATACatcttattttgttgaaaactgaaaacactgtagtaaaataatttttaaatgtgtaaatagtatcatgagacccatttttaatgaaaaaattactgaaaaatGAGATTTATGAGTCTCATAAACAGTGCACTAGAAgctggttaaaaaaaaaaaaaaaaaagggtgaaaaCGTTAAACCCAAATGAACAATAACAGTACAAACAATAATAGTACTTGAATATCAAGGGGTTCGAAACATCACTATTCTTGCGCTAATTATCTTCTTTCCCTAGCTATAAATTTGCCTCTTCTTGAACTGcaaagcaaccaaacacatagtTGTGCCATTTCAAAGTCTAGTTAACCAGCATTTTAGCTAGGCAAAAGCCTTTTCAACCACATTGAATGGGGCTTTGTTCACACCTGAGTTCCGCTTCAccatcttcatctttttccatgCACACATTTATTCTTCTCTGGTGCTTTGGCCTGTTTCTCACCTCTGTGGTTGGCGGGAATAATGAGACAGACCGGTTGGCACTGCTCGACTTCAAAGCCAAGATTAGTAAAGATCCTCTCGGGGTCATGAGCTCTTGGAATGATAGCATCCATTTTTGCCAATGGAAAGGTGTTTCCTGTGGTCACCGACATCAAAGGGTCACTGCGTTGGACCTGCACTCCCAAAAACTGGTAGGCTCTATATCCCCGAATGTtggaaatttaagttttttgtggAAGCTAAACCTTGAAAACAATAGCCTTTATAATGAAATTCCTCCAGAAATTGGCCGTTTGCACAGACTAGAAGTCTTGCTATTGAACAATAACACAATAGGTGGAACAATTCCTAGCAATTTATCCAGTTGTGCCAAACTCAGAGTGTTTCATGCGGCTGTTAATAATCTGGTTGGAGAAATCCCCACAGAGCTTGGCACCTTGTCAAAGCTCCGAATCTTTGCTATTCATAAAAATGTTTTGACGGGGATTATCCCATCTTCTTTTGGAAACCTATCATCTCTAGAAGGTTTTTGTGCAGCATATAATAACCTGGGTGGGAGTATCCCTGATTCTTTTGGCCAATTGACCAAACTTAAAATCTTTGCTGTGGGTTCAAATAGGTTGTCTGGTACAATTCCTCCCTTATTCTTCAATATCTCTTCAATAACAAAGCTTGATGTAGCAGTTAACCAAATCCAAGGGCATCTTCCATCGGACATAGGTATCACTCTACCAAATTTAGAAACATTTACCATCAGTGACAACCAGTTTATTGGATCTATCCCTATTTCAATATCTAGTGCCTTGAATTTGCATATTCTAAATTTGGCCAAGAATAAACTAACTGGAAAAGTTCCTTCTTTAGATAAGCTAAATAGAGTGAGGTTGATTTCCATTGCTGAAAACCAGCTTGGAAATGGAGGAGCAAATGACTTGAGTTTTCTCTGTTCTTTGTCAAATGCTACGAACCTAAGAGATTTGGAGATAAATACCAACAACTTTGGGGGGGAGTTGCCTACATGTATTGGCAACATCTCAACTAGTCttacatttttctatttgaataataataaaatatctggAAATATTCCTAGTGTTATAGGGAATCTGATCAATCTGGAGGATATAGAAATGTggaacaataaattttcaggtAACATCCCCTTTATACTTGGAAACCTtcataaattacaatttttggatttgtctcaaaacaatttcattgggAACATTCCATCCTCTCTTGgaaatttaacaaatttgttGGAGTTGTATTTAGGAGACAATAATCTTCAGGGAAGCATCCCTTCAAGTCTAAGTCAGTGCCAAAATTTGATGACTTTTCATCTTCCCCATAACAATCTTAGCGGTATCATATTCTCGCAAGTTATTGGTCTCTCATTTTCACTAAATAACCTTGACTTGTCTGGCAACCAATTCATTGGTGTCCTTCCCATGGAAAtaggaaatttgaaaaatttagaacatttGGATATTTCTGAAAATATGTTGTTTGGTAAAATACCGACAAGTCTTGCATGTTGTGTAAAGCTAGAATTTCTAGCCATGAGAAGAAACTTTTTCCAAGGGGTTGTTCCTTCATCTTGGAAATTATTAAGAGgtcttgaacatttagacctttctaacaataatttttctggcatgattccaaaatttttggagagTTTTGATTTCTTGAAATTATTGAATCTCTCGTACAACCATTTTGAGGGTGAGGTACCAACAAATGGAG includes the following:
- the LOC115984774 gene encoding probable LRR receptor-like serine/threonine-protein kinase At3g47570; this encodes MHTFILLWCFGLFLTSVVGGNNETDRLALLDFKAKISKDPLGVMSSWNDSIHFCQWKGVSCGHRHQRVTALDLHSQKLVGSISPNVGNLSFLWKLNLENNSLYNEIPPEIGRLHRLEVLLLNNNTIGGTIPSNLSSCAKLRVFHAAVNNLVGEIPTELGTLSKLRIFAIHKNVLTGIIPSSFGNLSSLEGFCAAYNNLGGSIPDSFGQLTKLKIFAVGSNRLSGTIPPLFFNISSITKLDVAVNQIQGHLPSDIGITLPNLETFTISDNQFIGSIPISISSALNLHILNLAKNKLTGKVPSLDKLNRVRLISIAENQLGNGGANDLSFLCSLSNATNLRDLEINTNNFGGELPTCIGNISTSLTFFYLNNNKISGNIPSVIGNLINLEDIEMWNNKFSGNIPFILGNLHKLQFLDLSQNNFIGNIPSSLGNLTNLLELYLGDNNLQGSIPSSLSQCQNLMTFHLPHNNLSGIIFSQVIGLSFSLNNLDLSGNQFIGVLPMEIGNLKNLEHLDISENMLFGKIPTSLACCVKLEFLAMRRNFFQGVVPSSWKLLRGLEHLDLSNNNFSGMIPKFLESFDFLKLLNLSYNHFEGEVPTNGVFKNASATSINGNGKLCGGIPKFQLPNCNNKKSKKSNMTLTLEQIIIILFGLLGVTLVFLFLFMCSSRKKRRENTSSDSINLFLNVSYQSLLNATNRFSFDNLIGVGSFGSVYKGTLDQYRHAVAIKVLNLGRHGASKSFKVECEVLRNIRHRNLVQLLTACSSIDNQGHDFKALVYEFLGNGNLDEWLHPTPRTNDALEKPRKLSFLQRLNIAIDVASALEYLHYHCETPIVHCDLKPSNVLLDDEMVGHVSDFGLARYLHDIIQDSSTNQISSIGVRGTIGYTPPEYGMGNEVSIYGDVYSYGILLLEIFTGKRPTDNMFHDSLSLRGFVKETLPEQIIDIIDPTVLGERQKGERRMNDTCNGNRNRSSKVHE